Below is a genomic region from Candidatus Neptunochlamydia vexilliferae.
AGTCTTCCAAACGGGATGCCTACTAAAGAGGCTCACCAATGATACCACCGGCGACTAATTGACCAAGCTGAATAACAGGCTTTGTTGCACTACTGAATTAACGGCCTTTAATAATGAACCATCCAACATTGTGTTATGATTTCCTGAATTCCTAAATATTTATTGTGTTATTGGTACTAAATCGTGCCCCACTTCTTTTGCTCGTTTTTTCAAGTTTGCAAGAACTCTTGCCTGATGTTGCTGCTCATAATAGTTCTCTCCTATCTCTCGATAGTTCTCTCCGGTTACCAGCATTCGGTAGAGTATTCGCGCCAATTTATGAGCAGTCGCTGTAATCGCTTTTGGAGCTCCTAAACGGCATCTCATCCGTCGAAAAAAAGCACCTAATGCCGTTTTAGATCTGTGAAGGCTAAAAGCAGCCATTCGCAGTGCTTGCGCTGCTCGATTATCGCTGGGTCTGGTTCTGCTACTCAGGACCTTCCCTCCTGAAACTTTATTTCCAGGGCATAAGCCAAGCCAAGATACAAATGCTTTTGGGCTTGACCACTTCGTAGGATCGGTTCCTATTTCGGATAGAATTTTCATTGCAGTGTTTCCCTCAATTCCTGGAATTGTTGTCAAATCACACTTGGTCACCTTCTGGATTGAAGCGGAAACGTTGAAACTGTAAGAGCTTCGATGAGATTGAGTCTTGCGTCTGTGTTTTTGCGAGGGCGACTTAAAAGCGCTTTCGTCCTTAGTAGATGATGGTTGCTCGACCTCTAGAAGGAGCAAAGCTTTTTCAATAGCTTCTTCGCATTTTTGGATTTGCTTATGGAAGAACTCATAACCTTCGTAGGCTTGTTTTAAAGCAAACACGTGTTCTGCACGGAAATTGCCCTCTAGAGCTTTCTTTATCCTTTCTATGTTTTTTCGACATTTCCCTACGCTAAGGTTAGCTAATATCTCTGGGCTCCTTGTACCCTTTAAAATGGCTTGTATGATATTCAATCCTGTGGTTCCTGTGATATCGCTGATGACATGATTGAGCTGAATATTCATTTGTGTGAGGGCTTTGTGCATGA
It encodes:
- a CDS encoding IS110 family transposase gives rise to the protein MLHYLRGSFRPSNNIVELRSYVRQRSRLFEAGATQTQLMHKALTQMNIQLNHVISDITGTTGLNIIQAILKGTRSPEILANLSVGKCRKNIERIKKALEGNFRAEHVFALKQAYEGYEFFHKQIQKCEEAIEKALLLLEVEQPSSTKDESAFKSPSQKHRRKTQSHRSSYSFNVSASIQKVTKCDLTTIPGIEGNTAMKILSEIGTDPTKWSSPKAFVSWLGLCPGNKVSGGKVLSSRTRPSDNRAAQALRMAAFSLHRSKTALGAFFRRMRCRLGAPKAITATAHKLARILYRMLVTGENYREIGENYYEQQHQARVLANLKKRAKEVGHDLVPITQ